In Scylla paramamosain isolate STU-SP2022 chromosome 30, ASM3559412v1, whole genome shotgun sequence, the following are encoded in one genomic region:
- the LOC135116151 gene encoding disco-interacting protein 2 homolog C-like isoform X2 — translation MDPYPGGRLGGFLHPSPAPALHFDLEALLKIDDLRSWIQDLEASRGRRYQTLYSDYDDYDSLEEGDITQKGYEKKKARLLQPYVIRDPNQASHQAALQAQHSSGASSRRHRSEHRSVTTHERRYLSGAQAEAASPSTRSRRRAQRRVTRNESRYHSEVRQEAVKEALAQYQSRPKNLPLPSKRSSVMTARSPDRHHRDSDSEDSDEDSVTAEGSLGSSGGHSGSQGTPEVTRTPLLLPPPQVPTHGSGGGTPASSSGSSHHTPPHPMPPKQQQPLPPVPPHSLSNGGEEERRRREMTDVPDPMRNITSFSQPPDVTNNTSSGNARMPRDDRITRYSGPASSRQSSSDAENWRGTGRWKVSNKIQQLLNTLKRPKRRPLPEFYLDDEEDLEIAANPKDPNAPKPEGMVMTPARGEQLVIPAGLPRSVEDAVYRYGSSSGYKAPVATVLDANGKLSVSLTYGKLLSRSQKMAYNLLTRLGGRGEGTVMPGDRVALVYPNNDPVSFMCAFYACLQAGLVPVPIEVPLSRRDAGSQQIGFLLGSCGVSVALTSEACFKGIPKTSAGEVVSFKGWPKLTWFITDHLPKPPKDWQTPPRHSDDTAAYIEYCTDKDGSVKGVVVTRTAMLAHCRTLTSACNYTEGEVAVCVLDFKREVGLWHSMLCSVFNGMHVIFIPYSVMKVNPASWMHMITRFKASIAIVKSRDLHWGLLATKDHKDVSLQSLRLLLVADGANPWSLSSCDQFLAVFQSKGLRPDAICPCASSPEALTVSVRRPGHGGANAVGRGVLSMQGLSYGVVRVDQENSLTSLTLQDCGQVLPGAMIIVVKLEGQPFVCRTDEVGEICVAGAAMGDQYWGLQGMTNATFRVQPLLPDNTPISDSSSFVRTGLLGFLGPGGLVFVCGSRDGLMTVTGRKHNTDDIIATVLAVEPMKFIYRGRIAVFSHRVLRDERICVIAEQRPDCSEEESFQWMSRVLQAVDSIHQVGIYCLALVPPNHLPKTPLGGIHLSETRKKFLEGSLHPANVLMCPHTCVTNLPKPREVHHDVGPASVMVGNLVQGNRLASAQGREMGLMDNDDGMRRHPQFIADILKWRASTTENHEILTLLNSKGQVATSLTCAQLHKKAERVGCLLLEKGHINTGDHVALIYPPGVDLIAAFYGCLYVGAVPVTIRPPHPQNLQSTVNTVRTVVDVSKSSIILSTLSVIKLLKSKEEKFDSGKKWPPILDTDDLPKKRLPSIYKAPTPEMIAYLDFSVSTTGMLAGIKMSHGAATSLCLSMKVACELYPSRVVALCLDPYCGLGLALWVLSSIYSGHQSILIPPGEVEVNPSLWLSAVSQYKVRDTFCSYGVMELCTKGLGSSIALLKQRSVNLACVRTCVVVAEERPRVQLTNSFSKLFSGLGLSPRAVSTSFGCRVNVAVCLQGASSPDPTTVFVDLRSLRHDRVTLVERGAPHSICIMESGKLLPGVKVVIANPDTKGQCSDSNLGEIWVQCNHNASGYFTVYGDDGTSNDHFSAQLVTGNTGETYARTGYLGFLRRTESVQADGELHDAVFVVGALDETVILRGMRYHPIDIEMTVMRCHKKISECAVFNWTNLLVVVVELDGAEYEALDLVPLITSSVLEEHQIIVGVIVVVDPGVVPINSRGEKQRMHLRDGFLADQLDPIYVAYNM, via the exons AGGTGCGGCAGGAGGCGGTCAAGGAGGCACTGGCGCAGTACCAGTCACGGCCGAAGAACCTGCCACTGCCCTCCAAGCGGTCCTCGGTGATGACAGCACGCTCCCCTGACAGGCACCACCGTGACTCAG ACTCAGAAGACAGTGATGAGGATAGCGTGACAGCCGAGGGCAGCCTGGGGAGCAGTGGAGGTCACAGCGGGTCACAGGGCACACCAGAGGTCACACGCACACCACTCCTACTGCCGCCACCACAGGTGCCCACACATGGCAGCGGGGGAGGCACGCCTGCCAGCAGCTCTGGCAGCAGTCACCACACCCCGCCTCACCCCATGCCAcccaagcagcagcagcctctGCCCCCTGTTCCCCCACACAG TTTGAGTAACGGTGGCGAGGAGGAGCGGAGGAGACGAGAGATGACGGACGTGCCCGACCCAATGCGCAACATTACCTCAT TTTCACAGCCGCCGGACGTCACCAACAACACAAGCAGCGGCAATGCCCGGATGCCCCGTGATGACCGCATCACCCGCTACTCTGGTCCCGCCTCCAGCAGACAGTCCTCCTCTGATGCCG AAAATTGGAGAGGAACTGGACGATGGAAAGTTTCCAACAAGATACAGCAACTCCTCAACACACTCAAGAGACCAAAAAGACGACCTCTTCCAGAGTTTTACCTCGATGATGAAGAAGATCTGGAAATTGCTGCAAATCCCAAAGATCCAAACGCTCCCAAGCCTGAGGGGATGGTGATGACCCCGGCCAGAGGAGAACAGTTGGTG ATCCCTGCTGGCCTCCCTCGGTCCGTGGAGGATGCAGTGTACCGCTATGGGTCCTCATCAGGCTACAAGGCACCTGTGGCCACTGTGCTGGATGCCAATGGGAAGCTCTCCGTCTCTCTCACTTACG gtAAATTGTTAAGCAGATCACAGAAGATGGCATACAACCTGCTGACCCGCCTTGGGGGTCGAGGTGAGGGAACAGTGATGCCGGGTGACCGTGTGGCACTTGTCTACCCTAACAACGACCCTGTGTCCTTTATGTGTGCATTCTACGCATGTCTGCAGGCCGGGCTGGTCCCTGTTCCCATTGAAGTCCCACTGTCAAGAAGAGATGCAGGATCACAGCAA ATTGGGTTCCTGCTGGGTAGCTGTGGGGTGTCAGTGGCCTTGACCTCTGAGGCATGCTTCAAGGGCATCCCCAAGACTAGTGCTGGGGAAGTGGTGTCCTTCAAGGGGTGGCCCAAACTGACCTGGTTCATCACTGATCACCTACCCAAGCCTCCCAAGGACTGGCAGACGCCTCCCAGACACTCAGACGACACTGCGGCGTACATAGAG TACTGCACGGACAAGGATGGCTCAGTGAagggggtggtggtgacacGGACGGCAATGTTGGCGCACTGCCGCACACTCACCTCTGCCTGCAACTACACTGAGGGGGAGGTGGCTGTCTGCGTCCTcgacttcaagagagag GTTGGCTTGTGGCACTCCATGCTCTGTTCTGTGTTCAACGGCATGCACGTCATATTCATTCCATATTCCGTCATGAAGGTGAACCCGGCCTCCTGGATGCACATGATTACCAGATTTAAAG CCAGCATAGCGATAGTCAAGTCCCGTGACCTACACTGGGGTCTGCTGGCCACCAAAGATCACAAGGATGTGAGTCTTCAGTCGCTACGTCTGCTACTGGTTGCTGACGGAGCCAACCCTTGGTCCCTCTCTTCCTGCGACCAGTTCCTCGCTGTGTTTCAGAGTAAAGGTCTCCGGCCAGATGCCATTTGCCCCTGTGCATCATCCCCAGAAGCTCTCACCGTCTCTGTCAGGAG GCCGGGCCACGGCGGCGCCAACGCAGTGGGCCGAGGAGTGCTAAGCATGCAGGGCCTGAGCTATGGTGTTGTGCGAGTTGACCAGGAgaactccctcacctccctcacactGCAGGACTGTGGCCAAGTTCTGCCTGGAG CAATGATCATTGTAGTAAAACTGGAAGGTCAGCCATTCGTGTGCAGGACGGATGAAGTGGGCGAGATCTGTGTGGCAGGTGCGGCAATGGGTGACCAGTACTGGGGACTGCAGGGCATGACCAACGCCACCTTTCGTGTCCAGCCGCTGCTGCCAGACAACACACCTATCTCAGACAGTTCCTCCTTCGTGCGAACGGGTCTCCTGGGATTCCTTGGCCCT GGTGggctggtgtttgtgtgtggatcACGTGACGGCCTCATGACAGTCACTGGCCGCAAGCACAACACAGACGACATCATTGCCACAGTCCTGGCTGTGGAGCCCATGAAGTTCATTTACCGAGGACGCATTGCCGTCTTCTCTCACCGAGTGCTGAGGGATGAGAGGATATGCGTCATCGCCGAGCAGCGTCCAGACTGTTCTGAAGAAGAG AGCTTCCAGTGGATGTCAAGGGTCCTTCAAGCAGTGGACAGCATACACCAAGTAGGGATATACTGCTTAGCTCTTGTTCCTCCCAACCATCTGCCAAAGACACCCTTGGGAGGGATCCACTTGTCTGAGACACGTAAGAAGTTCCTCGAAGGCTCCCTCCACCCAGCCAACGTGCTCATGTGCCCCCACACGTGTGTCACCAACCTGCCCAAGCCCCGTGAGGTTCACCACG ACGTGGGGCCAGCAAGTGTGATGGTGGGGAACCTGGTGCAGGGCAACCGGCTAGCCAGTGCTCAGGGCCGGGAAATGGGCCTCATGGACAATGACGACGGCATGAGACGG CATCCTCAGTTCATCGCCGACATCCTGAAGTGGCGGGCATCCACCACAGAGAACCATGAGATCTTGACACTCCTCAACTCCAAGGGTCAGGTGGCCACCTCACTCACCTGTGCTCAGCTCCACAAGAAGGCAGAGCGAGTGGGCTGCCTCTTGCTGGAGAAGGGTCACATCAATACTGGTGACCATGTAGCTCTCATTTACCCTCCTGGAGTAGACCTAATAGCAGCCTTCTACGGGTGCCTGTATGTTGGTGCTGTGCCAGTGACAATCCGCCCCCCACATCCGCAAAACCTACAGTCTACAGTGAACACAGTTAGAACAGTTGTAGATGTATCCAAATCTTCTATAATACTGTCTACCTTGTCAGTTATAAAACTTCTGAAGAGCAAG GAGGAGAAGTTTGACAGTGGCAAGAAGTGGCCTCCAATCCTCGACACAGACGACCTCCCAAAGAAGCGGCTGCCCTCCATATACAAAGCACCAACACCAGAGATGATCGCCTACCTGGATTTCAGTGTCTCCACGACGGGAATGTTGGCTGGCATCAAGATGTCCCACGGTGCAGCaacctctctctgcctcagcaTGAAG GTTGCCTGTGAACTGTACCCTTCCCGAGTGGTGGCCCTTTGCCTGGATCCTTACTGTGGCCTGGGGCTGGCGCTGTGGGTCCTCTCCTCCATATATTCTGGACACCAGTCCATTCTCATTCCTCCTGGTGAG GTTGAGGTGAATCCCTCCTTATGGCTCTCCGCTGTCTCACAGTACAAAGTGCGCGACACCTTTTGCTCGTATGGAGTGATGGAGCTGTGCACTAAGGGCCTGGGCTCCTCCATTGCTCTCCTGAAGCAGCGCAGCGTGAACCTGGCATGTGTCAGGACCTGCGTTGTAGTGGCAGAGGAGCGGCCAAGAGTGCAGCTCACCAACTCCTTCTCCAAACTCTTCAGCGGCCTTGGACTTTCCCCCCGTGCAGTGTCAACTAGCTTTGGCTGTCGAGTCAATGTGGCCGTGTGTCTGCAGGGCGCATCCTCCCCCGACCCCACCACTGTGTTTGTTGACCTGCGCTCCCTACGACATGACCGGGTCACACTGGTGGAGAGGGGCGCCCCCCACTCCATCTGCATCATGGAGTCTGGGAAGTTGCTCCCAGGAGTGAAGGTCGTCATTGCCAACCCTGACACAAAGGGACAGTGCTCCGACTCCAATCTTGGGGAAATCTGGGTCCAGTGCAACCACAACGCCAGCGGCTACTTCACCGTGTACGGTGACGACGGCACCTCCAACGACCACTTCAGCGCCCAGCTAGTGACCGGCAACACTGGGGAGACATACGCCCGCACCGGCTACCTGGGCTTCCTGCGCCGCACTGAGTCGGTCCAGGCAGATGGGGAGCTGCATGATGCCGTGTTTGTGGTAGGCGCACTGGACGAGACGGTCATCCTGAGAGGGATGCGTTACCACCCCATCGACATTGAAATGACAGTCATGCGGTGCCACAAGAAGATCTCGGAGTGTGCGGTGTTCAACTGGACCAActtgctagtggtggtggtggagctggaTGGGGCGGAGTACGAGGCTCTGGACCTGGTGCCGCTGATCACCTCGTCCGTCCTGGAGGAGCACCAGATCATTGTGGGGGTCATTGTGGTGGTGGACCCCGGGGTGGTGCCCATCAACTCCCGCGGGGAGAAGCAGCGCATGCACCTGAGGGACGGCTTCCTGGCCGACCAGCTCGACCCAATCTATGTTGCCTACAATATGTAA
- the LOC135116151 gene encoding disco-interacting protein 2 homolog C-like isoform X1, with product MDPYPGGRLGGFLHPSPAPALHFDLEALLKIDDLRSWIQDLEASRGRRYQTLYSDYDDYDSLEEGDITQKGYEKKKARLLQPYVIRDPNQASHQAALQAQHSSGASSRRHRSEHRSVTTHERRYLSGAQAEAASPSTRSRRRAQRRVTRNESRYHSEVRQEAVKEALAQYQSRPKNLPLPSKRSSVMTARSPDRHHRDSDSEDSDEDSVTAEGSLGSSGGHSGSQGTPEVTRTPLLLPPPQVPTHGSGGGTPASSSGSSHHTPPHPMPPKQQQPLPPVPPHSLSNGGEEERRRREMTDVPDPMRNITSFSQPPDVTNNTSSGNARMPRDDRITRYSGPASSRQSSSDADSDGWRDALYHFPENWRGTGRWKVSNKIQQLLNTLKRPKRRPLPEFYLDDEEDLEIAANPKDPNAPKPEGMVMTPARGEQLVIPAGLPRSVEDAVYRYGSSSGYKAPVATVLDANGKLSVSLTYGKLLSRSQKMAYNLLTRLGGRGEGTVMPGDRVALVYPNNDPVSFMCAFYACLQAGLVPVPIEVPLSRRDAGSQQIGFLLGSCGVSVALTSEACFKGIPKTSAGEVVSFKGWPKLTWFITDHLPKPPKDWQTPPRHSDDTAAYIEYCTDKDGSVKGVVVTRTAMLAHCRTLTSACNYTEGEVAVCVLDFKREVGLWHSMLCSVFNGMHVIFIPYSVMKVNPASWMHMITRFKASIAIVKSRDLHWGLLATKDHKDVSLQSLRLLLVADGANPWSLSSCDQFLAVFQSKGLRPDAICPCASSPEALTVSVRRPGHGGANAVGRGVLSMQGLSYGVVRVDQENSLTSLTLQDCGQVLPGAMIIVVKLEGQPFVCRTDEVGEICVAGAAMGDQYWGLQGMTNATFRVQPLLPDNTPISDSSSFVRTGLLGFLGPGGLVFVCGSRDGLMTVTGRKHNTDDIIATVLAVEPMKFIYRGRIAVFSHRVLRDERICVIAEQRPDCSEEESFQWMSRVLQAVDSIHQVGIYCLALVPPNHLPKTPLGGIHLSETRKKFLEGSLHPANVLMCPHTCVTNLPKPREVHHDVGPASVMVGNLVQGNRLASAQGREMGLMDNDDGMRRHPQFIADILKWRASTTENHEILTLLNSKGQVATSLTCAQLHKKAERVGCLLLEKGHINTGDHVALIYPPGVDLIAAFYGCLYVGAVPVTIRPPHPQNLQSTVNTVRTVVDVSKSSIILSTLSVIKLLKSKEEKFDSGKKWPPILDTDDLPKKRLPSIYKAPTPEMIAYLDFSVSTTGMLAGIKMSHGAATSLCLSMKVACELYPSRVVALCLDPYCGLGLALWVLSSIYSGHQSILIPPGEVEVNPSLWLSAVSQYKVRDTFCSYGVMELCTKGLGSSIALLKQRSVNLACVRTCVVVAEERPRVQLTNSFSKLFSGLGLSPRAVSTSFGCRVNVAVCLQGASSPDPTTVFVDLRSLRHDRVTLVERGAPHSICIMESGKLLPGVKVVIANPDTKGQCSDSNLGEIWVQCNHNASGYFTVYGDDGTSNDHFSAQLVTGNTGETYARTGYLGFLRRTESVQADGELHDAVFVVGALDETVILRGMRYHPIDIEMTVMRCHKKISECAVFNWTNLLVVVVELDGAEYEALDLVPLITSSVLEEHQIIVGVIVVVDPGVVPINSRGEKQRMHLRDGFLADQLDPIYVAYNM from the exons AGGTGCGGCAGGAGGCGGTCAAGGAGGCACTGGCGCAGTACCAGTCACGGCCGAAGAACCTGCCACTGCCCTCCAAGCGGTCCTCGGTGATGACAGCACGCTCCCCTGACAGGCACCACCGTGACTCAG ACTCAGAAGACAGTGATGAGGATAGCGTGACAGCCGAGGGCAGCCTGGGGAGCAGTGGAGGTCACAGCGGGTCACAGGGCACACCAGAGGTCACACGCACACCACTCCTACTGCCGCCACCACAGGTGCCCACACATGGCAGCGGGGGAGGCACGCCTGCCAGCAGCTCTGGCAGCAGTCACCACACCCCGCCTCACCCCATGCCAcccaagcagcagcagcctctGCCCCCTGTTCCCCCACACAG TTTGAGTAACGGTGGCGAGGAGGAGCGGAGGAGACGAGAGATGACGGACGTGCCCGACCCAATGCGCAACATTACCTCAT TTTCACAGCCGCCGGACGTCACCAACAACACAAGCAGCGGCAATGCCCGGATGCCCCGTGATGACCGCATCACCCGCTACTCTGGTCCCGCCTCCAGCAGACAGTCCTCCTCTGATGCCG ACTCAGACGGATGGAGAGACGCTCTCTATCATTTTCCAGAAAATTGGAGAGGAACTGGACGATGGAAAGTTTCCAACAAGATACAGCAACTCCTCAACACACTCAAGAGACCAAAAAGACGACCTCTTCCAGAGTTTTACCTCGATGATGAAGAAGATCTGGAAATTGCTGCAAATCCCAAAGATCCAAACGCTCCCAAGCCTGAGGGGATGGTGATGACCCCGGCCAGAGGAGAACAGTTGGTG ATCCCTGCTGGCCTCCCTCGGTCCGTGGAGGATGCAGTGTACCGCTATGGGTCCTCATCAGGCTACAAGGCACCTGTGGCCACTGTGCTGGATGCCAATGGGAAGCTCTCCGTCTCTCTCACTTACG gtAAATTGTTAAGCAGATCACAGAAGATGGCATACAACCTGCTGACCCGCCTTGGGGGTCGAGGTGAGGGAACAGTGATGCCGGGTGACCGTGTGGCACTTGTCTACCCTAACAACGACCCTGTGTCCTTTATGTGTGCATTCTACGCATGTCTGCAGGCCGGGCTGGTCCCTGTTCCCATTGAAGTCCCACTGTCAAGAAGAGATGCAGGATCACAGCAA ATTGGGTTCCTGCTGGGTAGCTGTGGGGTGTCAGTGGCCTTGACCTCTGAGGCATGCTTCAAGGGCATCCCCAAGACTAGTGCTGGGGAAGTGGTGTCCTTCAAGGGGTGGCCCAAACTGACCTGGTTCATCACTGATCACCTACCCAAGCCTCCCAAGGACTGGCAGACGCCTCCCAGACACTCAGACGACACTGCGGCGTACATAGAG TACTGCACGGACAAGGATGGCTCAGTGAagggggtggtggtgacacGGACGGCAATGTTGGCGCACTGCCGCACACTCACCTCTGCCTGCAACTACACTGAGGGGGAGGTGGCTGTCTGCGTCCTcgacttcaagagagag GTTGGCTTGTGGCACTCCATGCTCTGTTCTGTGTTCAACGGCATGCACGTCATATTCATTCCATATTCCGTCATGAAGGTGAACCCGGCCTCCTGGATGCACATGATTACCAGATTTAAAG CCAGCATAGCGATAGTCAAGTCCCGTGACCTACACTGGGGTCTGCTGGCCACCAAAGATCACAAGGATGTGAGTCTTCAGTCGCTACGTCTGCTACTGGTTGCTGACGGAGCCAACCCTTGGTCCCTCTCTTCCTGCGACCAGTTCCTCGCTGTGTTTCAGAGTAAAGGTCTCCGGCCAGATGCCATTTGCCCCTGTGCATCATCCCCAGAAGCTCTCACCGTCTCTGTCAGGAG GCCGGGCCACGGCGGCGCCAACGCAGTGGGCCGAGGAGTGCTAAGCATGCAGGGCCTGAGCTATGGTGTTGTGCGAGTTGACCAGGAgaactccctcacctccctcacactGCAGGACTGTGGCCAAGTTCTGCCTGGAG CAATGATCATTGTAGTAAAACTGGAAGGTCAGCCATTCGTGTGCAGGACGGATGAAGTGGGCGAGATCTGTGTGGCAGGTGCGGCAATGGGTGACCAGTACTGGGGACTGCAGGGCATGACCAACGCCACCTTTCGTGTCCAGCCGCTGCTGCCAGACAACACACCTATCTCAGACAGTTCCTCCTTCGTGCGAACGGGTCTCCTGGGATTCCTTGGCCCT GGTGggctggtgtttgtgtgtggatcACGTGACGGCCTCATGACAGTCACTGGCCGCAAGCACAACACAGACGACATCATTGCCACAGTCCTGGCTGTGGAGCCCATGAAGTTCATTTACCGAGGACGCATTGCCGTCTTCTCTCACCGAGTGCTGAGGGATGAGAGGATATGCGTCATCGCCGAGCAGCGTCCAGACTGTTCTGAAGAAGAG AGCTTCCAGTGGATGTCAAGGGTCCTTCAAGCAGTGGACAGCATACACCAAGTAGGGATATACTGCTTAGCTCTTGTTCCTCCCAACCATCTGCCAAAGACACCCTTGGGAGGGATCCACTTGTCTGAGACACGTAAGAAGTTCCTCGAAGGCTCCCTCCACCCAGCCAACGTGCTCATGTGCCCCCACACGTGTGTCACCAACCTGCCCAAGCCCCGTGAGGTTCACCACG ACGTGGGGCCAGCAAGTGTGATGGTGGGGAACCTGGTGCAGGGCAACCGGCTAGCCAGTGCTCAGGGCCGGGAAATGGGCCTCATGGACAATGACGACGGCATGAGACGG CATCCTCAGTTCATCGCCGACATCCTGAAGTGGCGGGCATCCACCACAGAGAACCATGAGATCTTGACACTCCTCAACTCCAAGGGTCAGGTGGCCACCTCACTCACCTGTGCTCAGCTCCACAAGAAGGCAGAGCGAGTGGGCTGCCTCTTGCTGGAGAAGGGTCACATCAATACTGGTGACCATGTAGCTCTCATTTACCCTCCTGGAGTAGACCTAATAGCAGCCTTCTACGGGTGCCTGTATGTTGGTGCTGTGCCAGTGACAATCCGCCCCCCACATCCGCAAAACCTACAGTCTACAGTGAACACAGTTAGAACAGTTGTAGATGTATCCAAATCTTCTATAATACTGTCTACCTTGTCAGTTATAAAACTTCTGAAGAGCAAG GAGGAGAAGTTTGACAGTGGCAAGAAGTGGCCTCCAATCCTCGACACAGACGACCTCCCAAAGAAGCGGCTGCCCTCCATATACAAAGCACCAACACCAGAGATGATCGCCTACCTGGATTTCAGTGTCTCCACGACGGGAATGTTGGCTGGCATCAAGATGTCCCACGGTGCAGCaacctctctctgcctcagcaTGAAG GTTGCCTGTGAACTGTACCCTTCCCGAGTGGTGGCCCTTTGCCTGGATCCTTACTGTGGCCTGGGGCTGGCGCTGTGGGTCCTCTCCTCCATATATTCTGGACACCAGTCCATTCTCATTCCTCCTGGTGAG GTTGAGGTGAATCCCTCCTTATGGCTCTCCGCTGTCTCACAGTACAAAGTGCGCGACACCTTTTGCTCGTATGGAGTGATGGAGCTGTGCACTAAGGGCCTGGGCTCCTCCATTGCTCTCCTGAAGCAGCGCAGCGTGAACCTGGCATGTGTCAGGACCTGCGTTGTAGTGGCAGAGGAGCGGCCAAGAGTGCAGCTCACCAACTCCTTCTCCAAACTCTTCAGCGGCCTTGGACTTTCCCCCCGTGCAGTGTCAACTAGCTTTGGCTGTCGAGTCAATGTGGCCGTGTGTCTGCAGGGCGCATCCTCCCCCGACCCCACCACTGTGTTTGTTGACCTGCGCTCCCTACGACATGACCGGGTCACACTGGTGGAGAGGGGCGCCCCCCACTCCATCTGCATCATGGAGTCTGGGAAGTTGCTCCCAGGAGTGAAGGTCGTCATTGCCAACCCTGACACAAAGGGACAGTGCTCCGACTCCAATCTTGGGGAAATCTGGGTCCAGTGCAACCACAACGCCAGCGGCTACTTCACCGTGTACGGTGACGACGGCACCTCCAACGACCACTTCAGCGCCCAGCTAGTGACCGGCAACACTGGGGAGACATACGCCCGCACCGGCTACCTGGGCTTCCTGCGCCGCACTGAGTCGGTCCAGGCAGATGGGGAGCTGCATGATGCCGTGTTTGTGGTAGGCGCACTGGACGAGACGGTCATCCTGAGAGGGATGCGTTACCACCCCATCGACATTGAAATGACAGTCATGCGGTGCCACAAGAAGATCTCGGAGTGTGCGGTGTTCAACTGGACCAActtgctagtggtggtggtggagctggaTGGGGCGGAGTACGAGGCTCTGGACCTGGTGCCGCTGATCACCTCGTCCGTCCTGGAGGAGCACCAGATCATTGTGGGGGTCATTGTGGTGGTGGACCCCGGGGTGGTGCCCATCAACTCCCGCGGGGAGAAGCAGCGCATGCACCTGAGGGACGGCTTCCTGGCCGACCAGCTCGACCCAATCTATGTTGCCTACAATATGTAA